Part of the Paracoccus sp. S3-43 genome, TTCGGGTTCCAGCGTCCGCGCCACCGCCAGGGCATGGCCGACCAGCGGCGCGCCGCCCAGCCGGTGCAGCACCTTGGGAAGATCCGACTGCATCCGGCTGCCCTGACCGGCCGCCAGGATCACGATCGCCACCGGCTTGTCCGCCATGCTGCCCCTCATTCGCTGTTCAAATTCCTTGCCGGGCGTTCTAATCGGGGCGGCGCGCGGGCGAAAGCCCCTGGCGTTCACCTTTGGTGTCGGATCGTTGCGGAAAGGGACAGGCAAATGGCGGGAACGGTGGTCTTCGATCTGGACGGGACGCTGGCGGATACCTCGGCCGACCTGATCGCGGCGGCGAATGCCTGCTTCGCCTCGCGCGGGATCGAGATCGCCCTGGATCCGGTGGCCGACGCGCTGACCGCCTTCCACGGCGGCCGCGCGATGCTGCGGGCCGGATACGGCCGGATCGGCGGCGACATGCTGCTGCCGCCGGGGGCCGAGGATGAGGATTATCCCCGCCTGCTGGACTATTACGGCCAGAACATCGCGGTCCACACGAGGCTGTATCCGGGGGTCGAGGATTGCCTGGACCGCTTGCAGGCCGACGGCCATATCCTGTCCGTCTGCACCAACAAGC contains:
- a CDS encoding HAD hydrolase-like protein yields the protein MAGTVVFDLDGTLADTSADLIAAANACFASRGIEIALDPVADALTAFHGGRAMLRAGYGRIGGDMLLPPGAEDEDYPRLLDYYGQNIAVHTRLYPGVEDCLDRLQADGHILSVCTNKPGSLAETLLEALGVRGRFASMIAADTLPVRKPDPRPYRAAVERAGGSLAASFLVGDTETDRKTAAAAGVKVALVSFGPEGEAISRLAPDALIGHFDELPDLARRWLD